The proteins below are encoded in one region of Salvelinus fontinalis isolate EN_2023a chromosome 10, ASM2944872v1, whole genome shotgun sequence:
- the mettl27 gene encoding methyltransferase-like protein 27: MSYRTFEDVKDVILSAHKNTDAGDKVGFYNTWAENYDQDVGLLDYRAPSLAANCLSPCFHGDRVTAVILDVACGTGLVAAQLKRMGFRHFVGVDGSKGMLELANKTGLYQDLKQCMLGDEPLPVQAGQFDVVVIVGALSDGQVPVRVIRELCQATKPGGYVCMTTRGNHDNLEYKAALEHELELMEGAGLWGHVAITEVDEWEKAVAEPEKGYIPGVVYVYRKSSQ; encoded by the exons ATGTCATATAGAACATTTGAGGACGTGAAGGACGTCATTCTATCAGCCCACAAAAACACAGACGCCGGGGATAAAGTCGGCTTTTACAACACCTGGGCAGAGAACTATGACCAG GACGTGGGTCTTCTGGACTATCGTGCCCCGAGTCTGGCGGCAAACTGCCTGTCCCCCTGTTTCCATGGCGACCGGGTGACAGCAGTGATTCTGGACGTGGCCTGTGGCACTGGATTGGTCGCAGCACAG CTGAAGAGAATGGGCTTCAGGCATTTTGTGGGCGTTGATGGGAGCAAAGGCATGTTGGAACTGGCCAATAAGACGGGCCTCTACCAGGACCTCAAGCAATGCATGCTGGGAGACGAACCACTTCCTGTCCAAGCTG GGCAGTTTGATGTGGTAGTGATTGTTGGGGCGCTAAGCGACGGCCAGGTGCCAGTGAGAGTCATCAGAGAGTTGTGCCAGGCCACCAAACCAG GTGGTTACGTCTGCATGACAACCAGAGGTAACCATGACAACCTGGAGTACAAGGCAGCGCTGGAGCATGAGCTGGAGCTGATGGAGGGGGCGGGGCTCTGGGGTCACGTGGCGATCACGGAGGTGGATGAGTGGGAGAAAGCCGTAGCGGAGCCGGAGAAGGGGTACATACCTGGAGTGGTGTATGTTTACAGGAAGTCATCACAGTGA